A section of the Ochotona princeps isolate mOchPri1 chromosome 19, mOchPri1.hap1, whole genome shotgun sequence genome encodes:
- the IRGM gene encoding immunity-related GTPase family M protein: MSHLRCALYPQITDTLLPVTGYTNMTEPLSSPYTPLSASLNSVVPHQEDWNILSEDEIINIKKDLADGNLLKVVSDMNRPLKVVSQAPVNIAVTGVSGNGMSTFINALRNIGHEEEASAPTGVVQTTQTRAAYMSSLFPNVLLWDLPGIGSITETLQDYPVEMQFHQYDLFIIIASQQFSVNQVKLVKTIKDLGKKSYIVWTKLDQDLSSSILPDFQLQQNIRNHILGSLQKARVCEPPIFLVSSLNPCSYEFPQLRDTLEQDICQIRRDGPLQNMIHLCEQIIDNQVTSMQKTITVPPLQSVFGIWQVDDLAECLKSYRSNFGVDDEALQQVAQRKGNRLTDYTDIMKSHDVQRLRSSDLKLKCMTCVFTRIILFLLNIFPPCRFLVTYFRKVKQRYFLKIVAEDLKTVLTKILRDSVMPSDSQRGIRSSAGSFWFGTEDYGV; encoded by the exons ATGAGCCATCTCAGGTGTGCCCTGTACCCCCAGATCACAGACACCCTGCTTCCAGTCACTG GTTATACCAAtatgacagagcccctgtcttcCCCTTACACTCCATTATCTGCATCCTTGAACTCTGTTGTCCCACACCAGGAGGACTGGAACATCTTATCTGAGGATGAGATTATAAATATCAAGAAAGATTTAGCGGATGGAAACTTGCTGAAGGTAGTCTCTGACATGAATAGGCCTCTGAAGGTAGTGTCCCAGGCACCAGTCAACATTGCTGTGACAGGAGTATCTGGCAATGGCATGTCTACCTTCATCAATGCACTCCGCAACATAGGACATGAGGAGGAAGCCTCTGCGCCCACAGGGGTAGTACAAACAACCCAAACCCGTGCTGCCTATATGTCTTCCCTCTTCCCAAATGTGCTGCTGTGGGACCTTCCTGGCATAGGATCAATCACTGAAACCCTGCAGGACTATCCCGTGGAAATGCAGTTCCACCAGTATGACCTCTTCATCATCATTGCATCCCAACAGTTCAGCGTGAATCAAGTGAAGCTTGTGAAAACCATCAAGGATTTGGGAAAGAAGTCCTACATTGTCTGGACAAAGCTGGACCAGGACCTCAGCTCAAGCATCCTCCCAGACTTCCAGCTACAGCAAAACATTAGAAATCACATCTTGGGAAGTCTCCAGAAAGCACGAGTGTGTGAACCCCCCATATTCCTTGTTTCCAGCCTTAATCCCTGCTCATATGAATTTCCGCAACTTAGAGACACATTAGAACAAGACATCTGCCAAATTAGACGTGATGGCCCTCTTCAAAACATGATACACCTCTGTGAGCAGATCATTGACAATCAGGTGACCTCCATGCAGAAGACAATAACGGTTCCACCTTTGCAAAGTGTCTTTGGCATTTGGCAGGTAGATGATTTGGCTGAGTGTCTGAAATCCTACCGATCAAACTTTGGTGTAGATGATGAAGCACTCCAGCAGGTGGCACAGAGGAAGGGAAACAGACTCACAGACTACACGGACATCATGAAGTCACATGATGTGCAGCGTCTCAGAAGCAGTGATCTGAAACTCAAATGCATGACCTGTGTGTTCACAAGGATAATCCTCTTCCTTCTTAACATCTTCCCACCTTGTAGATTTCTTGTCACCTACTTCAGAAAAGTGAAACAGAGATACTTTCTCAAAATAGTTGCTGAAGACCTGAAGACAGTCCTAACTAAAATCCTGAGAGACTCTGTCATGCCCAGTGACAGTCAACGTGGGATAAGATCTTCAGCAGGCTCCTTCTGGTTTGGCACTGAGGACTACGGGGTGTGA